The Acinetobacter defluvii genome contains the following window.
GCTACAAACGCCAAGTATTAAGCTACAAACGCCAAGTTAAAATCACTCATAAAGCTACAAACGCCAAGTTATAAAGCTACAAACGCCAAGTATTAAGCTACAAATATTTATTGACAGCATAATAGTAAAAAGCTACATTTTTTAAAAATGTAGCTTAATGAGATATAAAATGAATTTAGATATAAAAAAACACTACCCAAAAGACTGGATTGTTTTACAAAATAGAGTTGTGGAGTGTTATCGGAGTATGTCACTTGATGAAAAACGCTTGTTTATCATGGCTACGCCTTTAGCAAGAACCACCAAAATATCAAGCAACGACCCTATTTTTATATCATCGAGCGACTTTTCAAAGGAATGTGGCATTAACTTATCAACGGCTTATACGGCTTTAGAATCAGCCACTGATAGGCTTTTTACTCGTTTTTTTGGCTATACCAATACTGAAGGTAATCGAGTAAGAATTAGATGGCTAAACAAAGTAATCTATTTAAAAAATCAGGGTGGGACAGAGCTATATTTTACAGATGAAGTATTGCTGCTACTTAGAGAATTTGATGCCCTAAACCCTTATACCAAATATAAAAAAGAGGTCGTCCTAAGACTAAAAAAAGACTATTCGCTAGACCTATATCATTTAGCCAAGAAACACCAAACAATGGGTGGTTTTCAAATTAGCTTAGATGAATTATTTGAACAATTGGGCTTGCCTGAATCGTATAGAACAAGAATGAATAATTTAAAAAGTCGTGTAATTGATCCGTCATTGGATGAGATCACCGCAAATACAGATATAGACCTAAGCTATGAAAATGTGAAACGTGGGCGTTCCGTAGTTGGCTTTCAGTTCACTGTCAAAGAAAAACCAAAGCCCAAAGTTATAGAAACAGGACGAGATCCAAATACACCTGACCTATTCCACAAAATGACAGAATCTCAACTTGATACGTTTAGCAGTAAACTTTCAGAACTCCCTGAAGTTCAAACGATGGCACATGCAGGCGAAGACATGAAACCATTTATTGCTCGTATTCGTTCGATGCTCAAAGATCCTGAAAAACAAAAAACGTTGCTTCCTCATTTA
Protein-coding sequences here:
- a CDS encoding replication initiation protein, whose product is MNLDIKKHYPKDWIVLQNRVVECYRSMSLDEKRLFIMATPLARTTKISSNDPIFISSSDFSKECGINLSTAYTALESATDRLFTRFFGYTNTEGNRVRIRWLNKVIYLKNQGGTELYFTDEVLLLLREFDALNPYTKYKKEVVLRLKKDYSLDLYHLAKKHQTMGGFQISLDELFEQLGLPESYRTRMNNLKSRVIDPSLDEITANTDIDLSYENVKRGRSVVGFQFTVKEKPKPKVIETGRDPNTPDLFHKMTESQLDTFSSKLSELPEVQTMAHAGEDMKPFIARIRSMLKDPEKQKTLLPHLAKLGFKSK